A single Sander lucioperca isolate FBNREF2018 chromosome 24, SLUC_FBN_1.2, whole genome shotgun sequence DNA region contains:
- the rgn gene encoding regucalcin isoform X1 codes for MSSVKVECVVKAGALIGEGPVWEESEQTLLFVDIAGHKIHRWSPTTNQMQSVETEDSVGFVVPRMSGGYVAGVGRCIVAVDWSTEMMTSLVEVDEDKPTNRLNDGKVDPTGRLLAGTMGKEERPAEVQKGQGSLFSMTSDLTVTRHLRQVDISNLSVSQVDISNGLDWSLDQKTFFYIDSLSLTVDAFDYDPTTGNICNRRVVYRLQEGEGLPDGMAVDADGRLWVACYNGGRVINIDPATGVRVRSVSLPVMKTTSCCFGGPGYSDLYVTSASLGLDQSERREQPLAGHTFRVTGLGVKGRPSNSFSG; via the exons ATGTCATCGGTGAAGGTGGAGTGTGTGGTAAAGGCGGGGGCTCTGATTGGTGAAGGGCCGGTGTGGGAGGAGTCAGAGCAGACGCTGCTGTTCGTCGACATCGCCGGACACAAAATCCACCGCTGGAGTCCAACAACCAATCAGATGCAGTCTGTGGAGACAG AGGACTCTGTGGGCTTTGTGGTTCCCCGTATGTCTGGTGGTTATGTTGCCGGTGTGGGTCGCTGCATCGTGGCTGTTGATTGGTCGACTGAGATGATGACATCACTGGTGGAGGTGGACGAGGACAAACCGACCAATCGGCTGAACGACGGGAAGGTGGACCCAACCGGACGCCTGCTGGCag gtaCGATGGGGAAGGAGGAGCGCCCCGCTGAAGTTCAGAAAGGACAAGGCTCTCTGTTCTCTATGACCTCTGACCTCACTGTTACCAGACACCTGAGacag gtggacatctctaacctgtctgtctctcaggtggACATCTCTAATGGCTTGGACTGGTCTTTGGACCAGAAGACGTTTTTCTACATCGACAGTTTGTCTCTGACGGTCGACGCCTTCGACTACGACCCAACCACAGGAAACATCT GTAACAGGCGTGTGGTGTACCGGCTgcaggagggggaggggcttcCTGATGGGATGGCGGTGGATGCTGACGGCCGTCTCTGGGTGGCGTGTTATAACGGAGGACGAGTCATCAACATTGACCCGGCTACAG GTGTGCGTGTGCGTAGCGTGTCTCTGCCGGTGATGAAGACTACTTCCTGTTGTTTTGGGGGTCCAGGATACTCTGACCTCTACGTCACATCAGCCAGTCTGGGCCTCGACCAATCAGAGCGCAGAGAGCAGCCGCTGGCCGGACACACCTTCAGG gtaacAGGACTCGGGGTTAAAGGTCGTCCTTCGAACTCGTTCTCTGGATAA
- the rgn gene encoding regucalcin isoform X2: protein MSSVKVECVVKAGALIGEGPVWEESEQTLLFVDIAGHKIHRWSPTTNQMQSVETEDSVGFVVPRMSGGYVAGVGRCIVAVDWSTEMMTSLVEVDEDKPTNRLNDGKVDPTGRLLAGTMGKEERPAEVQKGQGSLFSMTSDLTVTRHLRQVDISNGLDWSLDQKTFFYIDSLSLTVDAFDYDPTTGNICNRRVVYRLQEGEGLPDGMAVDADGRLWVACYNGGRVINIDPATGVRVRSVSLPVMKTTSCCFGGPGYSDLYVTSASLGLDQSERREQPLAGHTFRVTGLGVKGRPSNSFSG from the exons ATGTCATCGGTGAAGGTGGAGTGTGTGGTAAAGGCGGGGGCTCTGATTGGTGAAGGGCCGGTGTGGGAGGAGTCAGAGCAGACGCTGCTGTTCGTCGACATCGCCGGACACAAAATCCACCGCTGGAGTCCAACAACCAATCAGATGCAGTCTGTGGAGACAG AGGACTCTGTGGGCTTTGTGGTTCCCCGTATGTCTGGTGGTTATGTTGCCGGTGTGGGTCGCTGCATCGTGGCTGTTGATTGGTCGACTGAGATGATGACATCACTGGTGGAGGTGGACGAGGACAAACCGACCAATCGGCTGAACGACGGGAAGGTGGACCCAACCGGACGCCTGCTGGCag gtaCGATGGGGAAGGAGGAGCGCCCCGCTGAAGTTCAGAAAGGACAAGGCTCTCTGTTCTCTATGACCTCTGACCTCACTGTTACCAGACACCTGAGacag gtggACATCTCTAATGGCTTGGACTGGTCTTTGGACCAGAAGACGTTTTTCTACATCGACAGTTTGTCTCTGACGGTCGACGCCTTCGACTACGACCCAACCACAGGAAACATCT GTAACAGGCGTGTGGTGTACCGGCTgcaggagggggaggggcttcCTGATGGGATGGCGGTGGATGCTGACGGCCGTCTCTGGGTGGCGTGTTATAACGGAGGACGAGTCATCAACATTGACCCGGCTACAG GTGTGCGTGTGCGTAGCGTGTCTCTGCCGGTGATGAAGACTACTTCCTGTTGTTTTGGGGGTCCAGGATACTCTGACCTCTACGTCACATCAGCCAGTCTGGGCCTCGACCAATCAGAGCGCAGAGAGCAGCCGCTGGCCGGACACACCTTCAGG gtaacAGGACTCGGGGTTAAAGGTCGTCCTTCGAACTCGTTCTCTGGATAA